The stretch of DNA CCGCGCGCTGGCGCAGCAACAGCGCATGAGCCGTGGCGGCCGGAGCCAGGGGCGCGGATGCTTCAGGTGAGGCTGCGGCTTCAGGGGGCATGAAAGCATCCGGTGTGGGGCGACAGGTTTCCGTCTGGCCTGGGCTGATATTGAGCCGAAGTTGGGTCACGAGGCTGGGTCACGAAGTTGGGTCACGAGGTTGAGTCACGAGGTTGAGTCAATTCCGCGCTCAGACCGCGAAGGCCCGTTCGATGAGCGCAGCGTGATCGAAGGTTGCAGGCAGCGTGCCATAGATTCGTCCGTTGTCGCCGCAGTTATCGGCGAGCCGCGTGGCGATGAAAGCGTCGGCTACCGCAGGTGGCGCGTATTGCACCAGCAGTGTCGCCTGCGCCAGCAGGACGATTTGCTGCGCGATCCGGCGTGCCGAGGCTTCCCGCATGGCGGCATCGGTTGCCAATGCGGCCGTGAGCCGTGTCAGCGCTGCCTGCAAGGCGGGCTCGTTGTGCGCTACGGCTTGCCACGCCGCGAGCAGCGCATGCGCGGCATCCGGCTCGCGCTCGATGGCGCGCAGCACATCGAGACACATCACATTGCCCGAGCCTTCCCAGATCGAATTGACCGGTGCTTCCCGATACAGCCGGGCCATGGGCCCGTCTTCGACATAGCCATTGCCCCCCCAGACTTCCATCGCTTCTCCGGTGAATTCGAGCGCACGTTTGCACACCCAGAATTTCGCCGCCGGGGTGACGATGCGTTGCCACCCGCGTTCTTCCGCGGCGTGGGCGGTTTCTTCGAAAGCACGTGCCAGACGCATGAAAAGCACCGTGGCCGCTTCGGTTTCGAGCGCGAGATCGGCTAGCACATTGCGCATCAACGGCTGTTCGATGAGGCGCCGGCCGAAGGCGCTGCGGTGCCGCGCATGATGAATCGCCTGCACCAGCGCCGCTCGCATGAGTGCCGCGCTGCCAATCACGCAGTCGAGCCGCGTGTAGCTGGCCATTTCGATGATGGTCGGTATGCCGCGCCCCTCATCGCCAATCAGGATGCCGAAGGCCTGATCGAATTCGACTTCGCTGCTGGCGTTTGAGCGGTTGCCGAGCTTGTTTTTCAGGCGTTGCACCTGCACCGCGTTCTTGCTGCCGTCGGGTGCAAAACGTGGCACGAAAAAGCACGACAAGCCTGCGTGTTCGCTGGTGCGCGCTAGCACCAGATGGGCATCGCACTGTGGCGCGGAGAAAAACCATTTATGCCCCACCAGCCGGTAATGCGCCCCGCGCCCGCCGCCGTGCGTCGGAAACGCCTGAGTCTGGTTGCTGCGCACGTCCGAGCCACCCTGTTTCTCGGTCATGCCCATGCCGATCATCGCGCTGCGCTTGTGCGTCAAGGGCAGATCGCGCGCATCGTGTTCCCTGCTGTAGAGCTTGTCGCGTAGCGTGTCGAAGAGCGCGGGTTCGCGCTGTAAGACGGGGATGCTGGCGAAGGTCATCGTGAGCGGACAAAGCGAGCCTGATTCGAGCTGCGCATGCAGAAAATAGCCTGCGCAACGCGCGCTCATCGCGCCAGGCTGGGGCTGCGAAAACGGTAGCGCATGCAGGTCCTGGCGCCGCAGCAACGTGAGCAGCGTGTGCCAGGCGGGGTGGAACTCCAGCGCGTCGATTCGTTCGCCCCGAGGGCTGTGCGTGAAAAGCTCGGGGCTATGGCGGTTCGCCAGATCGGCGAGCGCCTGCACTTGCGCGCTGCTCAGCGCGGCGCCGTCGCGTAGCAGCGCCGCCCGATGCCAGGCCGCGCCGTTGCGCTCGAGCGCGGCACTCAGCGCGGGATCGCTGGCGAACAGGTTGTAATCAACGAGCGGCGGCACCTGATTGGTGATTTCATGCGTAGAGCGCGTGTGGCCGGGTTTTAATGTTTCCATTTGCTGTCTCCGAGTACGTGACTGTCGTCGCTGGCATGAACGCAGTGCGTTAAAACAACGCTGATCCAGGCGATGCGCGCAAGGCCTTTGCATCATAGGTGCGCGTTGCCGCTTGCGACACCCATTTCATGTAGAGGGCGGGCTCAGCCTTGCGGATAAAGGCCTGAGCAGAAAACCGGCTGTAAGAAAAATTCAATAAAAATTGAGAATTGAATTAAAAAAAGCTGATTTAAATAATGAGACTGATATGAG from Paraburkholderia hayleyella encodes:
- a CDS encoding isovaleryl-CoA dehydrogenase, whose amino-acid sequence is METLKPGHTRSTHEITNQVPPLVDYNLFASDPALSAALERNGAAWHRAALLRDGAALSSAQVQALADLANRHSPELFTHSPRGERIDALEFHPAWHTLLTLLRRQDLHALPFSQPQPGAMSARCAGYFLHAQLESGSLCPLTMTFASIPVLQREPALFDTLRDKLYSREHDARDLPLTHKRSAMIGMGMTEKQGGSDVRSNQTQAFPTHGGGRGAHYRLVGHKWFFSAPQCDAHLVLARTSEHAGLSCFFVPRFAPDGSKNAVQVQRLKNKLGNRSNASSEVEFDQAFGILIGDEGRGIPTIIEMASYTRLDCVIGSAALMRAALVQAIHHARHRSAFGRRLIEQPLMRNVLADLALETEAATVLFMRLARAFEETAHAAEERGWQRIVTPAAKFWVCKRALEFTGEAMEVWGGNGYVEDGPMARLYREAPVNSIWEGSGNVMCLDVLRAIEREPDAAHALLAAWQAVAHNEPALQAALTRLTAALATDAAMREASARRIAQQIVLLAQATLLVQYAPPAVADAFIATRLADNCGDNGRIYGTLPATFDHAALIERAFAV